Proteins encoded in a region of the Pseudomonas syringae KCTC 12500 genome:
- a CDS encoding response regulator, with the protein MKLLVVEDEALLRHHLRTRLTEAGHVVEAVANAEEALYQVAQFNHDLAVIDLGLPGIGGLDLIRQLRALGKAFPILILTARGNWQDKVEGLAAGADDYVVKPFQFEELEARLNALLRRSSGFIQSTITAGPLLLDLNRKHAALAEQPLALTAYEYRILEYLMLHHQQVVPKERLMEQLYPDDDERDPNVIEVLVGRLRRKLDGSVAFKPIETVRGMGYLFNERCT; encoded by the coding sequence ATGAAGTTGTTGGTAGTTGAGGATGAAGCGCTGCTGCGCCACCACCTGCGAACCCGTCTGACCGAAGCCGGGCATGTGGTGGAAGCGGTGGCCAACGCCGAAGAGGCGTTGTATCAGGTCGCGCAATTCAATCACGATCTGGCGGTGATCGACCTGGGCTTGCCGGGCATCGGCGGCCTTGACCTGATTCGCCAGCTGCGTGCACTAGGCAAGGCCTTTCCGATCCTGATCCTGACCGCGCGCGGCAATTGGCAGGACAAGGTCGAAGGCCTGGCGGCCGGGGCTGACGACTACGTGGTCAAGCCCTTCCAGTTCGAAGAGCTGGAGGCACGGCTGAACGCCTTGTTACGGCGTTCCAGCGGCTTCATCCAGTCAACAATAACGGCTGGTCCGCTGTTGCTGGACCTCAATCGCAAGCACGCCGCACTGGCCGAGCAGCCGTTGGCGCTGACGGCCTACGAATACCGCATTCTTGAGTACCTGATGCTCCATCATCAGCAAGTGGTGCCCAAGGAGCGCCTGATGGAGCAGCTGTATCCTGATGACGACGAGCGCGACCCGAACGTGATCGAAGTGCTGGTCGGTCGTCTGCGTCGCAAACTGGACGGCAGCGTGGCTTTCAAACCTATCGAAACCGTGCGCGGCATGGGCTATCTGTTCAATGAGCGCTGTACGTGA
- a CDS encoding dienelactone hydrolase family protein, whose amino-acid sequence MRVWIAMIMMGLTGLAQAAIKTEQIDYKSADGTKLVGYYAYDDAVKGPRPGVLVVHEWWGLNDYAKRRARDLAALGYSAMAIDMYREGKNTEHPKDAMAFMQAALKDSDAADKRFDAGLEQLKKQPQTDPKKIAAIGYCFGGKIVLDAARRGEPLLGVVSFHGALVTNTPAKPGIKVPMLVEHGAKDSMVTPENVTAFKKEMDDAKADYKFVSIDGAKHGFTNPDADRLSHGEHGGPDIGYDKAADESSWADMKVFFKKIFG is encoded by the coding sequence ATGCGTGTGTGGATTGCAATGATCATGATGGGCCTGACCGGCCTCGCCCAGGCGGCGATCAAGACCGAGCAGATCGATTATAAAAGTGCCGACGGCACCAAGCTGGTGGGCTATTACGCTTACGACGACGCTGTAAAAGGCCCGCGCCCTGGCGTCCTGGTGGTTCACGAATGGTGGGGCCTGAACGACTACGCCAAGCGCCGCGCTCGCGATCTGGCTGCTCTGGGTTACAGCGCAATGGCCATCGACATGTACCGCGAAGGCAAGAACACCGAGCACCCGAAAGACGCGATGGCCTTCATGCAGGCCGCGCTGAAGGACAGCGATGCCGCCGACAAGCGTTTTGACGCCGGGCTGGAGCAATTGAAGAAGCAGCCACAGACCGATCCGAAAAAGATCGCAGCGATCGGTTACTGCTTCGGCGGCAAGATCGTGCTCGACGCAGCACGCCGCGGTGAACCGCTGCTGGGCGTGGTGAGTTTCCACGGCGCACTGGTCACCAACACTCCTGCAAAACCGGGCATCAAGGTGCCAATGCTGGTCGAGCACGGCGCCAAGGACAGCATGGTCACCCCTGAAAACGTCACCGCGTTCAAGAAGGAAATGGACGACGCCAAGGCCGACTACAAATTCGTCAGCATCGACGGCGCCAAGCACGGCTTCACCAACCCCGATGCCGACCGCTTGAGCCACGGCGAACACGGCGGCCCGGACATCGGCTACGACAAGGCCGCCGATGAGAGCTCCTGGGCGGACATGAAAGTGTTTTTCAAGAAGATATTTGGTTGA
- a CDS encoding 4'-phosphopantetheinyl transferase family protein → MTRLSHLPICCPELIRHWPLPQALPGALLVSGHFDPLKLVDGDFQRCELQMPASIQRSVAKRQTEFLAGRLCAREAMRQLDGRLHVPAVGEDRAPIWPADVCGSITHSTGWAAAVVAHKQQWRGLGLDTENLLSHDRASRLAGEILTAAELAEMAAGPEDQIALRVTLTFSIKEALFKALYPIVHKRFYFEDAQLLEWSADGHARLQLLIDLSSEWHAGKELDGQFSVQDDHLLSLVAVEG, encoded by the coding sequence ATGACTCGACTATCCCACCTCCCCATCTGCTGCCCGGAACTGATCCGGCATTGGCCGTTGCCGCAAGCCTTGCCGGGGGCGCTGCTCGTGAGTGGGCATTTTGATCCGCTCAAGCTGGTCGACGGCGACTTTCAGCGTTGTGAGCTGCAAATGCCCGCGAGCATTCAGCGTTCGGTGGCCAAGCGCCAGACTGAATTCCTCGCCGGTCGTCTCTGCGCCCGCGAAGCCATGCGTCAGCTGGATGGCCGCCTGCATGTCCCTGCAGTGGGCGAAGACCGTGCGCCGATCTGGCCCGCTGATGTCTGCGGTTCGATCACTCACAGCACCGGCTGGGCCGCTGCCGTGGTTGCGCATAAGCAGCAGTGGCGAGGGTTGGGGCTGGATACGGAAAACCTGCTGAGCCACGACCGCGCCTCGCGGCTGGCCGGGGAAATTCTGACGGCGGCCGAGCTGGCAGAGATGGCGGCAGGTCCGGAAGATCAGATCGCGCTGCGCGTGACCCTGACCTTTTCGATCAAGGAAGCGCTGTTCAAGGCGCTCTACCCCATCGTGCACAAGCGCTTCTACTTCGAAGACGCGCAACTGCTGGAATGGTCCGCCGATGGCCACGCCCGATTACAACTGCTGATCGACCTGTCCAGCGAGTGGCATGCGGGCAAGGAGCTGGACGGTCAGTTCAGTGTGCAGGACGACCACCTGTTGAGCCTGGTCGCCGTCGAAGGTTGA
- the fhuF gene encoding siderophore-iron reductase FhuF produces the protein MLQPVLAAHAGAAMSLPLFAGPFARFGRTLLTADDARPLMTLPDLLRPERLDQLLLTVYGPQLMPDQLPVLVSQWAKFYFMQLIPPVLVASLVHDWHWPLQLGQVALALDERGVPRGVRLAGEGRVWRGMPVDPFQRFAGLLDDNLQPFITSLSAYGGLSAAVLWSSAGDYLEGCLAQLATCSDASLAAGRALLSEKKRPDGRANPLFQAVRYVPQAQGGEPRRQRRVCCLSHRVEWVGRCEHCPLPG, from the coding sequence ATGCTTCAGCCTGTCTTGGCCGCGCACGCAGGTGCCGCGATGAGCTTGCCGTTGTTTGCCGGGCCATTTGCGCGATTCGGGCGGACCTTGCTGACGGCGGATGACGCGCGCCCGTTGATGACGTTGCCTGATCTGCTGCGCCCCGAGCGTCTTGATCAACTGCTGCTGACTGTTTACGGGCCGCAACTGATGCCTGATCAATTGCCTGTGCTGGTGTCGCAGTGGGCCAAGTTTTACTTCATGCAACTGATTCCGCCGGTGCTGGTCGCCAGCCTGGTGCATGACTGGCATTGGCCGTTGCAGCTTGGGCAGGTGGCGCTGGCGCTGGATGAGCGAGGCGTGCCGCGCGGTGTCAGGCTGGCGGGGGAGGGACGCGTCTGGCGGGGTATGCCGGTTGATCCGTTTCAGCGCTTTGCCGGGTTGCTCGATGACAATCTGCAGCCCTTCATTACTTCTCTGAGCGCTTATGGCGGACTGTCTGCCGCGGTGTTATGGAGCAGCGCCGGGGATTATCTGGAAGGCTGCCTTGCGCAACTGGCCACCTGCAGTGATGCGTCGCTGGCTGCCGGGCGGGCGCTGTTAAGCGAGAAGAAAAGGCCGGACGGGCGCGCCAATCCTCTGTTCCAGGCCGTGCGTTATGTGCCGCAGGCGCAGGGCGGTGAACCTCGCAGGCAAAGGCGTGTGTGCTGCCTGAGTCATCGGGTCGAGTGGGTTGGACGTTGCGAGCATTGTCCGCTGCCCGGCTGA